The Megalobrama amblycephala isolate DHTTF-2021 linkage group LG22, ASM1881202v1, whole genome shotgun sequence sequence GAGTTAATACGGCAGCATTATGAACAGCAAGATTTACAggacaaaaacagacaataatagttctgaatgtttttgaatgtttcGTCACCATCATTGTCGTTTTTTAAAGTCTGAGATACTTTATCTTGTGTCTCTTCCTTCTCTCAGTGTATTTTGACCAGTCAAAACCTGGTTGAGTCGCTGTTTCCCATGTTGGTGAAAGCTGTGGAGAAAAATAAGGCGGTTTTGGCAATTAAATTCCTAGAGAAAGCACGAGTCTGGATCAAAGACATTATCGCTGATGTGGATAAGATAGTGGAGAAGTAAGAACATTTTCgtcatgaaaacatttttcagAATTCCTTGAGCAATtgaattcttcttcttctataatCAGGCAAAAGTATGAACATGTTTTCAGCTAAACTTTAGTTATACAAGCCCAATgttataaaatgttaatttcagtgCAACATTTCTTCAACATTGTATAGGTATGatttacacaacaatgatgTAAAATCGTCCACCAGTGATGTTTACAAGGAAAAATGTGATACAGATAAAAAGATTAAAGAACAAGACCAGGAGTTGAAGCAGGCTGAAAGTGCACTGAATACTCTGAAATCTCTGCACCAAAAAACAATAGAAGAGCTTGCTGAAACTGAGCAAAAGATAAACAGCAAAACCCAAGAGATTCAAGAATTTGCCAGATCCATAACCAAAACAAGTAAAGGCCTCGGCATCTTCGCTGCACTCGTTCCATTCATCGGGCTAATTGTTAAAAGCATTTATGATGCTGTACATGATCCTGAAAATATTGCACGAATGAAGGCTCTTGAAGCTGAATTGAATGTCTATATTGCTGATAAAACTGCTCTGAAACAAAAGGAGTGGCAGACGCAACTCCAGCTCATTGATGGGCAGATGAAGGCTGCCAAAGCTAGTTTTGACCTGAGTGAGTCTGTTTTCTTTTATGTTTAAAGTATACCTATATGAAAAGTCATGCTTACAGTAAGACTGTGCCAAGATTCAAGTCTAGTTTAAGAAGGGAGCAAACGTGTGGCTTGTTGAAACATTTATTTCCCCTCTGCAGATTCCATACCCGACCCCATCTACCTAAATGAAGTTCAGAGTAGCTTGTCAAAAATTCAGGCAATTCTGATTCAGCTCAAACACTTCTGGGAGAGTGTTGCTGTAATGCTGGACTCCCTGGAAAAAAAGACCTTTGTTGGAGAAGATCTTGTTGAAGACCTTACCGAACTAAAAGATGAATTTCTAGCATCAATCGAAGTAGCCAAACAGGTAAAATTCATGTTTACATGATTACAAAAACATGTCCAGTAAGATATTCTAATATATACTAAGGTTTCATCtaaatatttaatgtgtaaatgttttatttccaCAGGCTTGGAGCATTTTTGGTGCAGGCTGTCAAAAAGCATCTGTCATCTTTAAGCTCCAAACCAAAGATTCCTACAAGTTTCTGGAGGTCAGTCCTTCCTCTCTCAACAAGGAGGAGTGGGAAGAAGAGTACAAAAGTGTAAAGGAACGACTGGAGAATATCGACCCACCAAAAAGTGTGCCATCCTCTGTTAAACCTGCCATTTGTCAATGATCAGAGCGCTGACACACACAAGTACATCGTCCTATTTGATTTCTGTCTCATGATGCTGGTAACCTGCTGATGATGTTTAACCATTTACATACTGTACTTGTAAACTGCAGAGTTCTGTATTTTCTTCTACTTAACATCTAAAACATTGTTCACATATACTCTTCTCCTTATGTATAATCTTTTTATGAGCTTTAGTAAAAATACTCTTGTTGAGTAGATATGTATGGATGAAAATGAAATAGTTTTCCGAATAAAGTTTGATAACATCATTATTGACTTTTGTCTCTGTTTTAAACAATCttgtctgattttttttttatgtttgaagCCATAGTTTTAAGATTCTGCAGCAAATATTTTCTCATCTCAAACTACTTTTGATGTCACTGGTTACACAAAAATTGTCACATTAATACAGGTTACAAAATATATCCTTGTTTTCTTCTGATAATGAATAAGCTCCCTTATGCAGATGATTTTAACACTGCactgttaaaataaattattgtaatttcacatttttttttttttttaatacaataaagtacTGTATTGATACAGCAGTGCTTCTGTGATTATAGTGGCATTATtacagtaaaatgctgtaatttattataatttactgtatatttaatgCAACTCAGTTGCCAGGAATTTCCTATAATTTCACAggacaaaattacaatttaacatTGTAATTCAGTTTACTGTATATATCCTGTTATGTGTAAATGTTAcaataaaatactgttaaataataataaaaaaataaatatttgtcaCATTCACCAGCTCCagcactacatttcccagcaaCCCTTCTGTTCTGCACCTGcacttcatcatcatcacccgcACCTGAAGACACTCACCGTCATTATccctcatcagcactccctttataaacAGTCACCTTTCTCACACTGTTAGACCTTGccgggctttttttttttttttttttttttacagtagaATACTGGCAACACTGTTATTTACTGTAATCTACAGGTTGTTACTGTAAAGATACCATTCACTAAATAAAACTTGTGTTACCTCATTTCATTTGCAGAAACCAACTGCCTCAGACTGCCATTTAAATTTACTAGCTAACTTTATTTATATGCTAATAACATACGCACATTATTACTACGAACGTATTTctttagaattaaaaaaaaaaaaaaaacatttcaaataaaaagtttttcattgcatcagcaactacacagtcaccatctgttaaataaaacaacatgcagCATATCATCAGTGTCTTTCGATCTTCTCCTGAACTTAAGCACAGGCTcgactcttcagcacaatggtgacacacaaaactcaattttacagtaaactactggcaacagtgttgccagtatataactgtttttttaacttacagtttgttactgttaaaatacattttgtgtgtgtgtctttttaTCTTACACCTTTAACCCTTTCAACCCCACAGGAACATCCTCTAGTGTCCACACTACAGAGTAAAAGAAACATTGATGCTGTTGGATAATTGCAGTGAGATAATTGTTAATATTTAAGTGATAATTGATCATTAATGATAAATAATCActgaaaagaggaacaagaacGGAATAAATACGAGCagaaactacaactgactttcagccattacacactgttacacttattactgaccagattaactttatttctacagaagatcttattgagaattaataagtttagatgttgatgttttgttgaaaatgtttggttttaTGTCACCATTGAAGAgatcagcgtttgctttagttgaacTCTTGACCCATGACTTTTTATACaccagtttttttcttttttctttctcaaatGTGGAGAAAAAAGATCCTTGAGTGCTGATAGTTATGTGTTGGTAAAGACCCAACCATCACATAGTCTCTTGTTTCACTGAATTCATACTGTGTTTTATCTATTGTTACCTTATTAACAGactaatattttacattatcaCCACTGTGAAACTACAGCAAGAGTTCCAACAACAATCagctaaaaataatttatttctaaACACCATGCACAAAAAAGCTGCAACattatttagacacacacagatatcaaaaatcaTCACAtcaacctcaacaatggtggcaataaagctgcataatttattcatgctgcagtgcatgctgggagttttgtacAATGCTGGcatccagcatgcattgcaacatTAAACTTTTGGATGTCAcaattgttgagattcatattctGATTGTTGATGTCTCTGCTGTCCAATTTATGCAGaagctcaaaatattttatgcacTATAAGACTTATATATTCTCCTAAATAAATGATTACTGAAAGGTTGCTGGTTCTTATGCTGTTGAATCACAGATATAGCATAATCAGTAAAGATAAAATACCCATTAAAAGACTAAACACTGAAAAAGATCAGTGAATTAAACAAGTCCAAGATGATTACAGCATCATCACAACAGTCAAAAAACCTGATCAACTTTATGTTTGGCTTTTTCTTGCCATATCAAGAAACACTCAGTTACAGCATCCATAGAAAGTTAATGTaaaaagagtcaagagcccaactaaagcagacACTGGTCACTACGATGGTGACTGCAAActtcaatacatttttattttcaataaaacatcaacatccatatctgttaattctcaacaagaacttacatgtatgaaagaaataatgtcaaactgGTTTGTGAACTGGTTTGACACTcagtgtggctgaagtcagttgtagttcttgtgtttctgctcgtctCTTTTTAATTAACTCTGTCAAGTGGGctatattagtgaactaatgtagggaatagtgaatgagggtatagggtgtgATTGAGAACACAGCCTCTGAGTGTCGACTTTGAGCACTATTAACTCACAGTATATTTCTGTAGGCTATTTTCTCGaaaattacccagaatgcagtgttttctacagtatattactgttttaatggaaaatggttTGTTACTGTCAGAATTTGGCCATTTTTCTACAGCAAGGTCTAAGAGTGCACCATTGTTGTCCGTTATCTTACGTGTTAATGTTATGTGTGTAAACCTCTGTTCCTGTATCTTCCATTGGAGTGCCTAGTAAAATTTGACTCTTTGATCTTTATTCCTCGTTGTGTGTATTCCTACACAGCAACTTTTAACAGAAAAACGGACCGCCCTTATGGATGAATGGGCCACATCCATCGATGTGGCTCAGGAGAGccacaattttttgtttttcacatcACAGTTTGTTCACCTTGCCATCAAATGCCAGCTGGAGGATGAAGACTTGAAAAAACTTTTCCGGATCGGGGCGAACTACCACGGACCCTGCAATCTCCCAGATACCACCAGTTTGAACTGGAAGGAGACACTGCTTAAGTGTTTGGAGTACAAACGGCCCCGCCGGAATCCGGAACCCCACCGAACCCAGTTCCCAACCAGAGACCCACCGCAGATGGAGACGACGACCCCGCCGTGATGTCAGAGCCCGCACCAGGAGGAGCGACCGAGTTTGACATCACCCCGGAGCCTGAGGAGTTTCCATCAGAGGAGAGGTTTGAGTCGGTGGTCCCATCCAGCTTCGAGGGAGTAGGTGACGGGAGGGAGGGAGCAGCGTAGGTGAAGGAGTCAGGGTGACGGGTCGAGGAGGAGAGACGAGGACAGATGCTGGAGGCTGAGCCACGGGATCCTTATGCCCCAGAGGAGATGGCTCACAATATTCCCGCAATGTAACCACATCACTGAGAGGAGGTGATGGTGGTGTAGCGGGACTGATGGGGGACAGCTCTGGCTCCATCTCTCATCAGACGATGAGCAGGTCATAAGCCCCTTAGCTATTTAACCACTCTATATTGGACTCACTAATCcctcccagcctccctctcccacatCCTCTCCTGGAAATGTTGATCGAATCTCCATCTCAGCCTTCTTCCGTGACCTCAACCATGTCTGCTGTCCTGTCAGAGCTGTCCCCCATCAGTCCATCTACACCACCATCACCTCCTCTCAGTGATGTGGTTACATCGCGGGAATACTGTGAGCCATCTCCTCTGGGGCGTAAGGATCCCATGGCTCAGCCTCCAGCATCTGTCCTCGTCTCTCCTCCTCGACCCGTCACCCTGACTCCTTCACCTATGCTCCTCCCTCCCTCATCGTCGTCTGCTGGGACCTTCGAGCCATCGGCTTCGCGGAGCTGCCTCAGACGGTTGGCTTCACCAGGGTCGGACGTCACATTGCCTACGCAACGAACTTGCAGGCCGTCCATTGTTCTCCGGCCCTCCACCCCTACTGCTCAAGCTAGCTCCACCCTCCCTCAGGCTTCGCCACCGCCCTCGGTCGCTCCAGCTATACCTCAGTCCTCAGGATCCCTGCATCCACCTCAGATGGTCGTCGCTGTGGCTCCGTCGTGGTCGCCTGGGTCGTCGGCATCGAACCGCTCCATCTGCCTTCCATCTGCACCGTGGTTTCCTCTTCCATCTTTGTCTCCAAGTTAGCGCTGAAACCATCACCATCCTGGTTGGGGACTGGGCCTCCATCCGGCTCATCCTCCAGCTTCACCGTCCTCCTCCTGAACCCCTCCGGCCCTCCCCTTTGGATATTCCACTACGGCACGAGGACGCGCCTTGccggagggggaggtactgtcacaGTCACCAGCTCTAGCACTACGTTTCCCAGCATCCCTTCTGTTCTGCACCTGCACATCGTCATCATCACCCACACCTGAAGACACTCACCGTCATTATCCCTCATCAGTACTCCCTTTATAAACAGTCACCTTCCTCAAAATTGTTGTCCGTTATCTTATGTGTTAATGT is a genomic window containing:
- the LOC125258070 gene encoding CAP-Gly domain-containing linker protein 1-like yields the protein MADSKMAVTQWSPEFVKELLPASEKTALLYHLSYLCLANFPNLERIIRSRAVETQLLFGSSDATMLKCILTSQNLVESLFPMLVKAVEKNKAVLAIKFLEKARVWIKDIIADVDKIVEKYDLHNNDVKSSTSDVYKEKCDTDKKIKEQDQELKQAESALNTLKSLHQKTIEELAETEQKINSKTQEIQEFARSITKTSKGLGIFAALVPFIGLIVKSIYDAVHDPENIARMKALEAELNVYIADKTALKQKEWQTQLQLIDGQMKAAKASFDLNSIPDPIYLNEVQSSLSKIQAILIQLKHFWESVAVMLDSLEKKTFVGEDLVEDLTELKDEFLASIEVAKQAWSIFGAGCQKASVIFKLQTKDSYKFLEVSPSSLNKEEWEEEYKSVKERLENIDPPKSVPSSVKPAICQ